A window of the Lactuca sativa cultivar Salinas chromosome 7, Lsat_Salinas_v11, whole genome shotgun sequence genome harbors these coding sequences:
- the LOC111907277 gene encoding uncharacterized protein LOC111907277, which produces MEQVLSLSINASFLKSVAKLPKFSKDVMINRKELEKTSVIVLNELCSSAIIKGLPIKMGDPGQLTLPCKFGNLTSNNALADSGASINLMTYSFYQKLELPKLQDTRMTTRMADHSTTYPQGIIEDLLVKVGKFVFPVDFVVLDVKEDE; this is translated from the coding sequence ATGGAACAAGTGCTCTCACTCTCGATTAACGCTTCATTCCTCAAATCAGTGGCGAAACTTCCCAAGTTTTCAAAAGATGTTATGATCAATAGAAAGGAGTTGGAAAAAACTTCAGTAATAGTTCTTAATGAGTTATGTTCATCCGCGATTATCAAAGGATTACCAATCAAGATGGGAGATCCAGGCCAACTCACACTGCCTTGTAAATTTGGTAATTTAACTTCTaataatgctttagccgattcggGGGCGAGCATTAATCTAATGACATACTCTTTCTACCAAAAGCTCGAACTACCAAAACTACAAGACACAAGGATGACCACTCGAATGGCAGATCACTCGACCACATACCCACAAGGAATCATTGAAGACTTACTAGTGAAAGTGGGAAAGTTTGTTTTTCCGGTTGACTTTGTGGTTCTTGACGTGAAGGAGGATGAATAA